In Methanosphaera sp. ISO3-F5, a genomic segment contains:
- the argS gene encoding arginine--tRNA ligase, with protein MYSKLKKELSESIEEALTKLRVKLDEELTFEEPPTPEMGDISSNVAFSLAGKLKKSPVEIAEEIKENIKLPLYFEKVETKGPYLNFFINYTLFSTKIVNYIDKRYGELPEKDQSILLEHTSANPNGPLHVGHLRNAILGDSLKRVLQHAGYKVESQYYVNDMGRQIAIIVWGMNKFGYEFDEDKKIDHAVGEVYFKCNQELENNPDYNQEIDEILHKYEDGDDQKLIDSFEFVVENCLDGIKQTLKDLNIKMNLFKWESTFLRNGSVENVLEKLQPFTILKDILYLPLEKYDVDKELVLRRSNGTSLYATRDLAYHQYKTKNSDISLDILGADHKLAAKQLSLALELSGNRAPEVVFYEFINLPEGSMSTRKGVFISVDEFIEQATQHAKDELISRDMDFTDKEMDEIARIIGVGSVRFYINQISPEKPITFKWEEALNFERGCASIQYAHARACKLLSKTEFDEFTDVKCDYELEDEEKELVKELSRFTEIIRQSADERRVHHLTEYTSSLSKAFNKFYKSQQVIGSEHESFRLKLVDASRITLKNSLKLLGIKAPEFM; from the coding sequence ATGTATTCAAAACTAAAAAAAGAACTAAGCGAAAGTATAGAAGAAGCTTTAACAAAACTCAGAGTAAAGTTAGATGAAGAATTAACATTCGAAGAACCACCAACTCCTGAAATGGGTGACATATCAAGCAATGTTGCATTTTCATTAGCAGGTAAACTAAAAAAGTCACCTGTAGAAATAGCAGAAGAAATAAAAGAAAACATTAAATTACCATTATATTTTGAAAAAGTAGAAACAAAAGGACCATACTTAAATTTCTTCATCAATTACACATTGTTCTCAACAAAAATAGTGAATTATATTGATAAAAGATATGGAGAATTACCAGAAAAAGATCAATCAATACTATTGGAACATACATCAGCAAATCCGAATGGTCCATTACATGTAGGACACTTAAGAAACGCAATACTTGGAGATTCATTAAAAAGAGTACTTCAACATGCAGGTTATAAGGTAGAATCACAATACTATGTAAATGACATGGGCAGACAAATAGCAATAATAGTATGGGGAATGAACAAGTTTGGATACGAATTTGATGAAGATAAAAAAATAGACCATGCAGTAGGTGAAGTATACTTCAAATGTAACCAGGAACTGGAAAATAATCCAGACTACAACCAAGAAATTGATGAAATATTACATAAATATGAGGATGGAGATGACCAAAAATTAATAGATTCATTCGAATTTGTTGTAGAAAACTGTCTTGATGGTATAAAACAAACACTTAAAGATTTAAACATTAAAATGAACTTATTTAAATGGGAAAGTACATTCCTAAGAAATGGTTCAGTAGAAAATGTGCTAGAAAAACTACAGCCTTTCACAATATTAAAAGACATATTATACTTACCATTAGAAAAATATGATGTAGATAAGGAACTAGTTCTAAGAAGATCTAATGGTACAAGCTTATATGCTACAAGAGACCTTGCATATCATCAATATAAAACAAAAAATAGTGATATTTCATTAGATATACTTGGAGCAGACCATAAACTAGCAGCAAAACAATTAAGTTTAGCACTGGAATTATCAGGAAACCGTGCACCAGAAGTTGTATTCTATGAATTCATCAATTTGCCTGAAGGCAGTATGTCAACAAGGAAAGGAGTATTCATTTCAGTTGATGAGTTTATCGAACAGGCTACACAACATGCAAAAGATGAATTAATAAGTCGTGACATGGATTTCACTGATAAAGAAATGGATGAAATTGCAAGAATTATTGGTGTAGGTTCAGTAAGATTCTATATTAATCAGATATCACCAGAAAAACCTATTACTTTCAAATGGGAAGAAGCTCTTAACTTTGAAAGAGGATGTGCATCTATTCAATATGCACATGCAAGGGCATGTAAATTATTGTCAAAAACAGAATTTGATGAATTTACTGATGTAAAATGTGATTATGAATTGGAAGATGAAGAAAAAGAGTTAGTAAAAGAATTGTCAAGATTCACTGAAATAATCAGACAATCTGCAGATGAAAGAAGAGTACATCATTTAACTGAGTATACTTCAAGTCTTTCAAAAGCTTTTAATAAATTTTATAAGTCACAACAAGTTATTGGATCAGAACATGAAAGTTTCAGACTTAAACTTGTTGATGCTTCAAGAATCACTCTTAAGAATTCTTTAAAACTTTTAGGTATTAAAGCACCTGAATTTATGTAA
- a CDS encoding ParA family protein gives MTEIITILNQKGGCGKTTTAVNLGAALATQEKTVLVIDMDPQGNATTSMGIQKSEVENTIYSLLTGKCTFEEAVLETEVPNLFLIASNISLSGAEIELSKELGYPYILNEKLEEYELGFDYILIDAPPSLGILTLNALVATDSVIIPIQAEFYALEGMADLLETIKLVESRLKSSCPIKGILITLYDPRTRLSKDVTKNVKDFFKDQEYIFKEKIPRNVKLAEAPSFGQPCIIYDPDCPGTKSYIKLAKELIKLEGE, from the coding sequence ATGACCGAAATAATCACAATATTAAACCAAAAAGGAGGCTGTGGAAAAACAACAACCGCAGTAAACCTAGGAGCAGCACTAGCAACACAAGAAAAAACAGTACTAGTAATCGATATGGACCCACAAGGAAACGCAACAACAAGCATGGGCATACAAAAAAGCGAAGTAGAAAACACCATCTACTCACTACTAACAGGAAAATGCACATTCGAAGAAGCAGTACTAGAAACAGAAGTACCAAACTTATTCCTAATAGCAAGTAACATATCACTAAGCGGAGCAGAAATAGAACTAAGCAAAGAACTAGGATATCCCTACATACTAAACGAAAAACTAGAAGAATACGAACTAGGATTTGACTACATACTAATAGACGCACCACCATCCCTAGGAATACTCACACTAAACGCACTAGTAGCAACAGACTCAGTAATAATACCAATACAAGCAGAATTCTATGCACTAGAAGGAATGGCAGACCTACTAGAAACAATCAAACTAGTAGAATCACGACTAAAAAGTTCATGCCCAATAAAAGGAATACTCATAACATTATACGATCCAAGAACAAGACTATCAAAAGATGTAACAAAAAATGTAAAAGACTTCTTCAAAGACCAAGAATACATATTCAAAGAAAAAATACCACGAAACGTAAAATTAGCAGAAGCACCAAGCTTTGGACAACCATGCATAATCTACGACCCAGATTGTCCAGGAACAAAATCATACATAAAACTAGCAAAAGAATTAATTAAATTAGAAGGTGAATAA
- a CDS encoding signal peptidase I has product MLSYALILIVALILSSHLSVVVSGSMEPAFYRGDIVATQNVNTYGIQEFNPYTDVRVGDVVVYDATWYSEPVIHRVIEVRQINGSNYYIIKGDNNEVQDPEPVSPSQVKSKVITIGNSLLIIPKIGYITLWFRGL; this is encoded by the coding sequence ATATTAAGTTATGCACTAATATTAATTGTGGCATTAATATTATCTTCCCATCTAAGTGTAGTAGTATCAGGTAGTATGGAACCTGCATTCTATAGGGGAGATATAGTTGCTACACAAAATGTAAATACATATGGTATACAAGAATTTAATCCATATACTGATGTTCGTGTTGGTGATGTTGTTGTATATGATGCAACATGGTATTCAGAACCAGTAATACATAGGGTAATAGAGGTACGACAAATAAATGGTTCAAATTATTATATTATCAAGGGAGATAATAATGAAGTTCAAGATCCCGAACCAGTATCTCCTAGTCAAGTAAAATCAAAAGTAATAACAATAGGAAATTCACTTCTCATAATTCCTAAAATAGGTTATATTACATTATGGTTTAGAGGATTATAA
- a CDS encoding threonine--tRNA ligase yields MRTLMIHSDYLRYKTRSKTKIAEDIEDEKRADGVENALVAFIAVEKEDEENPELIIKKTVKEILSVQNKVNADNIVVYPYAHLSSSLSNPAVAQQILKGIEVELVDNNEAVLRVPFGWYKSFELACKGHPLSELSRTITTEEDEDVEEEVEEKEPSTFYILEEDGEKYDTDDYKYQTKTLKQLVNHEKGMSHEDSGKQPPHVKLMKEKELASNEPSADVGHIRWYPKGKLVKDLLGDYVYNLVTERGAMPVDTPVMYDLADNAIREHAEKFGERQYRLKTKHRELMLRFACCFGAFRIMADSFLTWKNMPVGIYELSQLSFRFERQGEVVGLKRLRAFTMPDFHSVCLNDEHAKEIFAQQVDMCSQTESDLGVHYEVAFRVTKDFLAENEDWVKEVVREHIKKPVVLEVIPKMKHYWNAKVDFAAIDDLGRPIENPTVQMDIQSARRFGITYLDENEEQQYPTILHCSPTGSLERVICSLLEKTSTDKGSKPALPLWLAPTQVRIIPVTDNHLEYAEKVYEQIKDLNVRVDIDDTPERVGKKIRNAGKEWIPYTIVVGDNEVENDSITVNRRMDDTKEEVTVEQLADEIHGLTEGLPFRKLPLPYKVSKRVKF; encoded by the coding sequence ATGCGAACGTTAATGATACATTCAGATTACTTACGTTATAAGACTAGAAGTAAAACTAAAATAGCAGAAGATATCGAAGATGAAAAAAGAGCAGATGGTGTAGAAAACGCATTAGTGGCTTTTATTGCAGTGGAAAAAGAAGATGAAGAAAATCCTGAGTTAATCATAAAAAAAACAGTTAAAGAAATATTAAGTGTACAGAATAAGGTTAATGCTGATAATATAGTAGTTTATCCTTATGCACATTTAAGTTCTTCATTATCAAATCCTGCAGTTGCTCAACAAATTCTAAAAGGTATAGAAGTAGAACTTGTTGATAATAACGAAGCAGTATTAAGAGTTCCTTTTGGTTGGTATAAATCATTTGAATTGGCTTGTAAAGGACATCCTTTATCTGAACTTTCAAGAACTATTACAACAGAAGAAGATGAAGATGTTGAAGAAGAAGTTGAAGAAAAAGAACCATCAACATTCTATATACTAGAAGAAGATGGAGAAAAATATGATACAGATGATTACAAGTACCAAACTAAAACATTAAAACAGTTAGTTAATCATGAAAAAGGTATGTCTCATGAAGATTCAGGTAAACAACCTCCTCATGTAAAATTAATGAAAGAAAAAGAATTGGCAAGTAATGAACCTTCAGCAGATGTTGGTCATATAAGATGGTATCCTAAAGGAAAACTTGTTAAGGATTTACTCGGAGATTATGTGTATAATCTTGTAACAGAAAGAGGAGCAATGCCTGTTGATACACCAGTAATGTATGATTTGGCTGATAATGCAATCAGAGAACATGCAGAAAAATTTGGTGAAAGACAATACAGGTTAAAAACTAAACACAGAGAATTAATGTTAAGATTTGCATGTTGTTTTGGAGCATTCAGGATAATGGCAGATTCTTTCTTAACATGGAAAAATATGCCTGTAGGAATATATGAATTATCACAGTTAAGTTTCAGGTTTGAAAGACAAGGGGAAGTAGTAGGACTTAAAAGATTAAGAGCTTTCACAATGCCTGATTTCCATAGTGTGTGCTTAAATGATGAACATGCAAAAGAAATATTTGCTCAGCAAGTAGATATGTGTTCTCAAACTGAAAGTGACCTTGGTGTACATTATGAAGTAGCATTCCGCGTAACAAAAGATTTCTTAGCAGAAAATGAGGATTGGGTTAAAGAAGTTGTAAGAGAACATATTAAGAAACCTGTAGTTCTTGAAGTTATTCCTAAGATGAAACATTATTGGAATGCAAAAGTTGACTTTGCTGCAATTGATGATCTTGGAAGACCTATTGAAAATCCTACTGTTCAGATGGATATTCAGAGTGCTAGAAGATTTGGTATTACTTATTTGGATGAGAATGAGGAACAACAATATCCAACCATATTACATTGTAGTCCAACTGGAAGTTTAGAAAGAGTTATATGTAGTTTACTTGAGAAAACTTCTACTGATAAAGGTTCTAAACCAGCTTTACCATTATGGTTAGCACCAACTCAGGTTAGAATTATACCAGTTACTGATAATCATTTAGAATATGCTGAAAAAGTTTATGAACAAATTAAGGACTTAAATGTAAGGGTTGATATTGATGATACTCCTGAACGTGTAGGTAAGAAGATTAGAAATGCTGGTAAGGAATGGATTCCATATACTATTGTGGTAGGAGATAATGAAGTAGAAAATGATTCTATTACAGTTAATAGACGTATGGATGATACTAAAGAGGAAGTTACTGTTGAACAGTTAGCTGATGAAATTCATGGTTTAACTGAAGGTTTACCATTTAGAAAGTTACCTTTACCATATAAGGTTTCTAAACGTGTTAAGTTTTAA
- a CDS encoding LemA family protein has translation MDWWLIILIIIIILIVLLLIKYYNDLVNGRNRVENAWSQIDVQLQRRNDLIPNVVETVKGYAGHEKETLSQVTQARANMANATTVQEVAQADNMISSALKSLFAVSEAYPDLKANQNFIELQQELSETEDKISYSRQFYNDTVLKYNNLCEQFPSSIIASIFHFKKSEFFEAQEGTRAAPKVQF, from the coding sequence ATGGATTGGTGGTTAATTATTTTAATTATAATAATTATACTAATCGTACTTCTACTAATAAAGTACTACAATGACCTGGTAAATGGTAGGAACAGAGTAGAAAATGCATGGAGTCAAATAGATGTTCAACTACAAAGACGAAACGATTTAATACCAAATGTTGTTGAAACAGTAAAAGGATATGCAGGACATGAAAAAGAAACATTAAGTCAAGTAACACAGGCAAGAGCTAACATGGCAAATGCAACAACAGTACAAGAAGTTGCACAAGCAGATAATATGATTAGCAGTGCATTAAAATCATTATTTGCAGTAAGTGAAGCATATCCTGATCTTAAAGCAAACCAGAACTTCATAGAATTACAGCAAGAATTATCAGAAACAGAGGATAAAATATCTTATTCAAGACAATTCTATAATGACACAGTACTAAAATACAATAATCTATGCGAACAATTCCCTAGCAGCATCATTGCAAGTATTTTCCACTTTAAGAAATCAGAATTCTTTGAAGCACAAGAAGGTACAAGAGCTGCACCTAAAGTACAATTTTAA
- a CDS encoding radical SAM protein → MSTFRDLQLLSDAAYYDRCNYVNYNVDNVLEETDKIKDGIYHAKAGSRDVPLFKILMTNECNNDCAYCTNCMEHKYQRARLSPDALARIYMKYYENNTVEGLFLSSGIIKDADTTMDEMIEAAHILRNKYSYKGYIHLKIIPGSSKDHIKHAMQLADRVSINIESATKDGLSDLSSTKNYDKDILKRLDWIDNLHRRDHSLASSGHTTQIIVGANEENDEDILKQVYTLTKKYDVLYNYFSSFTPVKGTPLENHEANDTRRTGRLYQAEYLFNQYNYTVDDLILDDDGFLDVNNDPKYVSALENMDKYPIDINTAKYKELIRVPGIGLKSARRIRHLVGQGEKITSLKQLQKLGANINKCKIFVKVGGSYQSTLI, encoded by the coding sequence ATGAGTACGTTTAGAGACTTGCAGTTATTATCGGATGCAGCATATTATGACAGATGTAATTATGTTAATTATAATGTTGATAATGTGCTGGAGGAAACTGATAAAATTAAGGATGGTATTTATCATGCAAAGGCAGGTAGTAGGGATGTGCCATTATTTAAGATTTTAATGACAAATGAATGTAACAATGATTGTGCTTATTGTACTAATTGTATGGAGCATAAGTACCAAAGGGCTAGATTAAGTCCTGATGCTTTAGCAAGAATTTATATGAAGTATTATGAAAACAATACTGTTGAGGGCTTGTTTTTAAGTTCGGGTATTATTAAAGATGCTGATACTACTATGGATGAGATGATAGAAGCTGCACATATTCTTAGAAACAAGTATTCATATAAGGGTTATATTCATCTGAAAATTATTCCTGGCAGTAGTAAGGACCATATTAAGCATGCTATGCAGCTTGCTGATAGGGTTAGTATCAATATTGAATCTGCTACTAAGGATGGTCTTAGTGATTTGTCAAGTACTAAGAATTATGATAAGGATATTCTTAAACGTCTTGATTGGATTGATAATTTACATAGAAGAGATCATAGTCTTGCAAGTAGTGGTCATACTACACAGATTATTGTTGGTGCTAATGAGGAGAATGATGAAGACATATTGAAACAGGTTTATACTTTAACTAAGAAGTATGATGTGTTGTATAATTATTTCAGTAGTTTTACTCCTGTTAAGGGAACGCCACTAGAAAACCATGAAGCCAATGATACTAGAAGGACGGGCAGATTATATCAGGCTGAATACCTGTTTAATCAGTATAATTACACTGTTGATGATCTTATATTGGATGATGATGGTTTCCTTGATGTTAATAATGATCCAAAATATGTTTCAGCACTGGAAAATATGGATAAATATCCTATTGACATTAATACTGCTAAATATAAAGAGCTTATACGTGTTCCTGGTATTGGTTTAAAATCTGCTAGACGTATTAGGCATTTGGTGGGTCAGGGAGAAAAGATTACTAGTTTAAAGCAGTTACAAAAGTTAGGTGCTAATATAAATAAGTGTAAAATATTTGTTAAGGTTGGAGGTTCTTATCAGAGTACTTTAATTTAG
- a CDS encoding multidrug efflux SMR transporter yields the protein MNPWIYLVIAGVCEVLWAVPLKFSEGFTKIIPSVLTVIFLIISMVLLEKAVQGIPLGTAYACWTAIGAIGTVVVGILFLNESTSPVKLFFLFLVIVGIMGLKLTTV from the coding sequence TTGAATCCTTGGATTTACTTAGTTATAGCTGGAGTATGTGAAGTACTATGGGCAGTTCCACTTAAATTTTCAGAAGGATTTACAAAGATTATACCTTCGGTATTAACAGTCATATTTCTTATAATAAGTATGGTGTTACTAGAAAAAGCAGTTCAGGGAATTCCTTTGGGAACTGCATATGCGTGTTGGACAGCTATAGGTGCTATTGGAACAGTTGTTGTTGGTATACTATTTTTAAATGAATCAACTTCACCTGTAAAACTTTTCTTTTTGTTTCTCGTAATAGTTGGTATTATGGGCCTTAAATTAACAACCGTTTGA